One window of Phalacrocorax carbo chromosome 1, bPhaCar2.1, whole genome shotgun sequence genomic DNA carries:
- the TWF1 gene encoding twinfilin-1 isoform X2, with amino-acid sequence MLYAATRATLKKEFGGGHIKDEVFGTVQDDVSLNGYKKYLVSQSSPAPLTAAEEELRQIKINEVQTDVGVDTKHQTLQGVAFPIAKEAVQALEKLKNKKLNYVQLQIDMKNETIILANTLHTELKDLPKRIPKDAARYHFFLYKHAHEGDYLESIVFIYSMPGYTCSIRERMLYSSCKSPLLEIVEGQLWMQIIRKIEIDNGDELTADFLYEEVHPKQHAHKQSFAKPKGPAGKRGIRRLIRGPAETETPSD; translated from the exons ATGTTGTATGCAGCAACCAGAGCAACACTTAAGAAAGAATTTGGAGGTGGTCATATTAAGGATGAAGTATTTGGAACGGTGCag GATGATGTTTCGCTGAATggatataaaaaatatttggtatCACAGTCCTCCCCTGCGCCTCTGactgcagcagaagaggaacTTCGACAAATTAAGATTAATGAG GTGCAGACGGACGTTGGTGTAGATACCAAGCATCAAACATTGCAAGGAGTAGCATTCCCTATTGCTAAAGAAGCTGTTCAGGCTTTGGAGaaattgaaaaataagaaactgaATTATGTACAACTG CAAATtgatatgaaaaatgaaactattATTTTGGCCAACACACTTCATACTGAACTTAAGGACTTGCCAAAAAGAATTCCAAAGGATGCTGCGCGCTACCACTTTTTCCTGTACAAGCATGCCCATGAAGGAGACTATCTGGAATCCATAG ttttcaTCTACTCTATGCCAGGGTATACCTGCAGTATACGAGAACGAATGCTATACTCTAGTTGCAAAAGTCCACTGTTAGAAATTGTGGAAGGACAGTTGTGGATGCAGATAATTAGAAAG attgAAATAGATAATGGTGATGAGTTAACTGCTGACTTTCTTTACGAAGAGGTTCATCCAAAACAACATGCTCACAAACAAAGTTTTGCTAAACCGAAAGGCCCTGCGGGGAAGAGGGGAATACGAAGGCTGATTCGAGGTCCGGCAGAGACTGAGACACCCAGTGATTAG
- the TWF1 gene encoding twinfilin-1 isoform X1, with the protein MSHQTGIQASGSVKDTFVGARNGQYRLLKIVIDNEQLVVGSSRRPAGSWEKDYDAFVLPLLEDKQPCYILYRLDSQNAQGYEWIFIAWSPDHSPVRQKMLYAATRATLKKEFGGGHIKDEVFGTVQDDVSLNGYKKYLVSQSSPAPLTAAEEELRQIKINEVQTDVGVDTKHQTLQGVAFPIAKEAVQALEKLKNKKLNYVQLQIDMKNETIILANTLHTELKDLPKRIPKDAARYHFFLYKHAHEGDYLESIVFIYSMPGYTCSIRERMLYSSCKSPLLEIVEGQLWMQIIRKIEIDNGDELTADFLYEEVHPKQHAHKQSFAKPKGPAGKRGIRRLIRGPAETETPSD; encoded by the exons ctagTGGAAGTGTGAAAGACACCTTTGTTGGAGCCAGAAATGGACAatacaggcttttaaaaatagtcattGACAACG AGCAGCTTGTTGTGGGATCCTCTAGGAGGCCAGCTGGATCATGGGAAAAGGATTATGATGCCTTTGTCCTTCCCCTTCTTGAAGACAAGCAACCATGTTATATCTTATACAGATTAGATTCTCAGAACGCTCAAGGATATGAATGGATCTTCATTGCATGGTCACCTGATCACTCTCCT GTTCGTCAAAAAATGTTGTATGCAGCAACCAGAGCAACACTTAAGAAAGAATTTGGAGGTGGTCATATTAAGGATGAAGTATTTGGAACGGTGCag GATGATGTTTCGCTGAATggatataaaaaatatttggtatCACAGTCCTCCCCTGCGCCTCTGactgcagcagaagaggaacTTCGACAAATTAAGATTAATGAG GTGCAGACGGACGTTGGTGTAGATACCAAGCATCAAACATTGCAAGGAGTAGCATTCCCTATTGCTAAAGAAGCTGTTCAGGCTTTGGAGaaattgaaaaataagaaactgaATTATGTACAACTG CAAATtgatatgaaaaatgaaactattATTTTGGCCAACACACTTCATACTGAACTTAAGGACTTGCCAAAAAGAATTCCAAAGGATGCTGCGCGCTACCACTTTTTCCTGTACAAGCATGCCCATGAAGGAGACTATCTGGAATCCATAG ttttcaTCTACTCTATGCCAGGGTATACCTGCAGTATACGAGAACGAATGCTATACTCTAGTTGCAAAAGTCCACTGTTAGAAATTGTGGAAGGACAGTTGTGGATGCAGATAATTAGAAAG attgAAATAGATAATGGTGATGAGTTAACTGCTGACTTTCTTTACGAAGAGGTTCATCCAAAACAACATGCTCACAAACAAAGTTTTGCTAAACCGAAAGGCCCTGCGGGGAAGAGGGGAATACGAAGGCTGATTCGAGGTCCGGCAGAGACTGAGACACCCAGTGATTAG